A stretch of the Thiomicrorhabdus indica genome encodes the following:
- a CDS encoding EAL domain-containing protein, with protein sequence MHAFSKLLTIKNKLILSIALIHAILMTVFIIDLTERQKEFLLGESFQSTQALAETLAINATPWVLSNDLAGLEEIIQSQSQQIYLNFAILTNTSGEVLAYYHRNPKKKNKVGHFIEVPQTDPFSPSPEMAVNIDNLDVIDISTPIMLNQNQLGWARVQISRENIYKSIQIITLEGILYASLAIIVGGFFAWLMGHRLTKRIHQLIHITKKIRLGERNLSINLGAQDELQDLANNFEDMLNVLETSETMLFNAKEEAEITLKSIGDAVIVIKPDGKISYMNPVAEVLTGWSRHRAHNMHIDEIMHLFSDIDKTPLQNPVFLALQNGQPINLLSQSTLINRHGDSYSIEDSAAPIIDKNGNIVGAVVVFHDATKQRALQKQLEWQATHDSLTQLHNRQAFETHLDELIAISGKTPQSKNCLVYIDLDQFKVVNDTVGHTAGDQLLRQISQVIKKGLTPDAFLARIGGDEFAILLQNHSMQQAEKIATTLLNNITSQRFFWESKAFDIGASMGIAEIHGSLNKTAVLSRADIACYLAKDKGRNRIQAYIENDDNHESGQQILDRLSELKEALNEQRLVLFGQTLEPLQNQDELSHLEVLVRMLSKHGEIIPPGLFLPAAERFNLMPQVDTYVIKQSLEWLKDNHRKVGLMNINISGQSLADPIFNEQLIQRLELNHAFNHKICFEITETVAITQIADTIDFLNRIKSFGCKLALDDFGSGFSSFSWLKNLPVDYVKIDGSFIRDVIANPIDAAMVRAIKEIGDNMSIQTIAEFVESQEIANWLIETGIDYAQGYHFSKPEALDEIEFDSKQT encoded by the coding sequence ATGCACGCCTTTTCAAAGCTACTGACGATTAAAAACAAACTGATTTTAAGTATTGCGCTGATTCATGCAATTCTAATGACAGTATTCATTATCGACTTGACCGAGCGTCAAAAAGAATTCTTACTAGGGGAATCTTTTCAAAGTACGCAAGCACTTGCAGAAACCCTCGCAATCAATGCCACACCTTGGGTGCTTTCTAATGACCTTGCGGGATTGGAAGAAATTATTCAATCTCAATCCCAACAAATTTATTTAAATTTTGCGATATTAACCAACACCTCTGGTGAGGTACTGGCTTATTACCATCGAAACCCTAAAAAGAAGAACAAAGTTGGTCATTTTATCGAAGTGCCTCAAACTGACCCTTTTAGCCCCAGTCCAGAAATGGCGGTTAATATCGATAATTTAGATGTGATTGATATCAGCACACCCATCATGCTTAACCAAAATCAACTCGGCTGGGCACGCGTCCAGATAAGCCGCGAAAACATATACAAAAGCATTCAGATCATTACTTTAGAAGGGATTTTATACGCAAGTTTAGCCATTATCGTCGGTGGTTTTTTCGCTTGGTTGATGGGGCATCGCTTAACAAAACGTATTCACCAACTTATTCATATCACAAAGAAAATTCGACTGGGAGAACGAAACCTTTCGATTAATTTAGGCGCACAAGATGAATTACAGGATTTAGCAAACAATTTTGAAGACATGCTCAATGTTCTAGAAACCTCTGAAACCATGTTATTCAACGCGAAAGAAGAAGCGGAAATAACGCTTAAATCAATTGGCGATGCAGTTATTGTTATCAAGCCGGATGGAAAGATCAGTTACATGAATCCTGTCGCAGAAGTCTTGACAGGCTGGTCTCGTCATCGAGCACATAATATGCACATTGATGAAATCATGCATTTATTCAGCGACATCGACAAAACCCCACTTCAAAACCCTGTTTTTCTAGCTTTGCAAAACGGCCAACCCATTAATTTACTTAGCCAGTCCACTTTAATTAACCGCCACGGAGACAGTTACTCCATTGAAGACTCTGCAGCACCGATTATCGATAAAAACGGAAACATCGTAGGAGCCGTTGTCGTGTTTCATGATGCGACCAAGCAGCGTGCTTTGCAAAAACAACTGGAATGGCAGGCGACTCACGATAGCTTAACTCAGCTACACAATCGACAAGCCTTTGAAACTCACCTTGATGAGTTAATTGCAATAAGTGGTAAAACGCCTCAAAGCAAAAATTGCTTAGTCTACATTGACCTAGACCAATTTAAGGTCGTAAATGATACTGTCGGGCATACAGCCGGTGATCAATTGTTACGCCAGATTTCTCAAGTGATCAAAAAAGGGTTAACTCCAGATGCATTTTTGGCTCGCATCGGTGGCGATGAGTTCGCCATTCTGCTACAAAACCACAGCATGCAACAAGCAGAAAAAATAGCGACAACCCTGCTTAACAATATCACTTCTCAACGTTTTTTCTGGGAAAGTAAAGCATTCGACATCGGGGCATCCATGGGTATTGCAGAAATTCATGGAAGCTTAAATAAAACTGCTGTTTTATCCAGAGCGGATATTGCCTGTTATTTGGCGAAGGATAAAGGGCGAAACCGTATTCAAGCCTATATTGAAAATGATGACAACCATGAATCTGGGCAACAGATCTTAGACCGTCTAAGTGAACTTAAAGAAGCTTTAAACGAACAACGTTTAGTTCTATTTGGTCAAACACTGGAACCTTTGCAAAATCAAGATGAACTTAGCCACTTAGAAGTCCTTGTTCGCATGCTCAGTAAACACGGTGAAATTATCCCCCCTGGACTATTTCTACCGGCTGCTGAACGTTTTAACTTAATGCCGCAAGTCGACACTTATGTCATCAAACAAAGTCTTGAATGGCTCAAAGACAATCACCGAAAAGTCGGCTTGATGAATATCAATATTTCAGGCCAATCTCTGGCCGATCCGATTTTCAATGAACAATTGATCCAACGCCTTGAACTCAATCATGCGTTTAACCATAAAATCTGTTTTGAAATCACCGAGACCGTCGCTATCACCCAAATCGCTGACACCATTGACTTTTTGAATCGAATTAAAAGCTTTGGTTGCAAACTGGCTTTGGATGATTTTGGTTCAGGTTTCTCAAGCTTCAGTTGGCTAAAAAACTTACCAGTCGACTATGTCAAAATAGATGGAAGCTTTATTCGCGATGTAATTGCCAATCCTATTGATGCAGCAATGGTTCGAGCCATTAAAGAAATCGGGGATAACATGTCAATCCAGACCATTGCTGAGTTTGTTGAAAGTCAAGAAATTGCAAACTGGTTGATTGAAACAGGGATTGATTATGCACAAGGTTATCATTTCTCCAAACCAGAAGCGCTAGATGAAATTGAGTTTGATTCGAAACAAACTTGA
- a CDS encoding phosphate/phosphite/phosphonate ABC transporter substrate-binding protein: protein MLVNSASSIFEIQDSPQAFWRSFSVLLLTVTIIAMTGCSKNEDSQQNYDPVFIEPKAIQKTEYSFAIHPLHNPTRLFEVFQPLIDHLNHHISGAHFVLEASRDYPSFDRKLVNRSVDFALPNPYQTIESLKHGYKVFAKMGDDERFRGIILVRKDSSFKTPKDLIGHKISYPAPTALAATMLPQYFLYENGVKLDQLENHYVGSQESSIMNVYHKLTDAAATWPPPWEALSSQKPELQRELKVIWQTDSLPNNGLIAKQEIPEKLIKQVQTILVNLHLHSKGQKILQPMKLSKFESANDSTYEPVSKFIQTFSQSVRRPSKEE from the coding sequence ATGCTTGTAAATTCAGCCTCTTCGATATTCGAAATTCAAGATTCACCCCAAGCATTTTGGCGAAGCTTCAGCGTTTTACTACTAACCGTTACAATCATTGCAATGACAGGCTGCTCTAAAAACGAGGACTCTCAACAAAACTATGACCCCGTTTTTATTGAACCAAAAGCTATCCAAAAAACTGAATACAGCTTCGCCATTCATCCTTTGCATAACCCAACGCGTCTATTTGAAGTCTTTCAGCCACTCATTGACCATTTAAACCATCACATTAGTGGCGCGCATTTTGTCCTTGAAGCATCGCGCGACTACCCTTCTTTTGACCGCAAGCTCGTTAACCGATCCGTCGATTTTGCTCTACCAAACCCCTATCAAACCATTGAGTCTCTCAAACATGGTTATAAGGTTTTTGCCAAAATGGGGGATGATGAGCGCTTTCGAGGCATTATTCTGGTGCGAAAAGACAGCTCTTTTAAGACCCCAAAAGACTTAATTGGCCACAAGATCAGTTACCCAGCACCTACAGCGCTAGCCGCTACAATGTTGCCGCAATACTTCTTGTATGAAAATGGCGTCAAATTAGACCAACTGGAAAATCATTATGTCGGCTCTCAAGAATCCTCTATTATGAATGTGTATCACAAACTTACGGATGCCGCAGCCACTTGGCCACCGCCATGGGAAGCGCTCTCTTCACAAAAACCGGAATTGCAACGCGAACTGAAGGTAATTTGGCAAACCGATTCTTTGCCAAATAATGGCCTTATCGCCAAACAAGAAATTCCAGAAAAATTGATTAAACAAGTACAGACTATTTTGGTAAATTTACACCTTCATAGCAAAGGTCAGAAAATCTTGCAGCCCATGAAGCTTTCAAAATTTGAATCGGCCAATGATTCAACTTACGAACCGGTTTCTAAATTCATTCAAACATTCAGCCAATCTGTTCGTCGACCTTCTAAAGAAGAATAA
- the purE gene encoding 5-(carboxyamino)imidazole ribonucleotide mutase: MDSKQPLVGVIMGSKSDWPTMIHAVDMLEQFGVPHEVKVVSAHRTPDLMFEYAQTAQERGLQVIIAGAGGAAHLPGMVAAKTVVPVLGVPIKSRALNGNDSLLSIVQMPGGIPVGTLAIGDAGAKNAGILAAQIVGNHMPEIQQAVIEFRQQQTHSVLENPDPRAD, from the coding sequence ATGGACAGTAAACAGCCTTTAGTTGGAGTCATTATGGGGTCGAAAAGCGATTGGCCGACCATGATTCATGCGGTTGATATGTTGGAACAGTTTGGTGTGCCGCACGAAGTCAAGGTTGTTTCTGCCCATCGCACGCCTGATTTAATGTTCGAATATGCACAGACGGCGCAAGAGCGTGGTCTGCAAGTGATTATCGCTGGAGCAGGCGGTGCTGCACATTTGCCAGGAATGGTTGCGGCTAAAACGGTTGTGCCTGTTTTAGGGGTTCCGATTAAGTCTCGCGCATTGAACGGCAATGATTCATTACTTTCTATCGTACAGATGCCAGGTGGTATTCCGGTTGGAACGCTTGCGATTGGTGATGCTGGTGCAAAGAACGCTGGGATTCTAGCCGCTCAGATTGTGGGCAATCATATGCCAGAAATTCAACAAGCGGTCATAGAATTCCGTCAGCAACAGACGCATTCGGTTTTGGAAAACCCGGATCCACGCGCGGATTAA
- a CDS encoding 5-(carboxyamino)imidazole ribonucleotide synthase — MTPISKKVGVLGAGQLGRMLALAGYPLGQKFGFYGMSDDEPSALLGQMHLHNDDADTLQELVKFADVMTYESENTDLELIEEISRTTPVYPSARSLKVCQHRGLEKETFKRLGIPCAPFEIVTSLEELQAAVDILGVPSVLKTTTEGYDGKGQFILKDEDDIEEAWKTLGDRELILERFVDFHRELSIIAVRNANNEHVFYPLVQNVHHKGILRYTIAPAQEIPEMVQKAAETFMQVLLDELDHVGVLTLELFETDSGLMANEMAPRVHNSGHWTIEGAQTSQFENHVRAICGLPLGSTEPRQPIAAMVNIIGETGPVEKVLKKSNAFLHLYDKSQRAGRKLGHFTLLSDSQDALFKDIKDLNDFLPI, encoded by the coding sequence ATGACTCCCATTTCTAAGAAAGTTGGTGTACTCGGTGCAGGTCAGCTTGGTCGCATGTTAGCTTTAGCAGGTTATCCACTGGGACAAAAATTCGGTTTTTACGGTATGAGCGATGATGAGCCATCGGCATTATTGGGGCAAATGCATCTTCACAATGATGATGCTGACACTCTGCAGGAATTAGTAAAGTTTGCAGATGTCATGACCTATGAAAGTGAAAATACAGATTTAGAGCTTATTGAAGAAATCTCCAGAACGACCCCTGTTTATCCGTCTGCGAGATCTTTAAAAGTATGTCAGCATCGCGGTTTGGAAAAAGAGACATTTAAGCGTTTGGGTATTCCTTGCGCACCTTTTGAGATTGTGACGTCTTTGGAAGAGTTACAGGCGGCGGTCGATATTCTAGGTGTACCGAGTGTCTTGAAAACCACCACAGAAGGTTATGATGGCAAAGGTCAATTTATTCTGAAAGATGAGGATGACATTGAGGAGGCCTGGAAAACACTTGGTGACCGAGAGTTGATTCTGGAACGCTTTGTCGATTTTCATCGTGAACTGTCAATTATCGCTGTACGTAATGCGAACAATGAACATGTGTTTTATCCATTGGTTCAAAATGTTCATCATAAAGGGATTCTGCGTTATACCATCGCACCTGCTCAAGAAATCCCAGAGATGGTTCAAAAAGCAGCCGAGACTTTTATGCAAGTCTTGTTAGATGAGTTAGATCATGTTGGCGTTTTGACATTGGAGCTTTTTGAAACTGATTCTGGGTTGATGGCAAATGAAATGGCACCGCGAGTTCATAACTCCGGTCACTGGACCATCGAAGGTGCACAAACCAGTCAGTTTGAAAATCATGTGCGTGCGATTTGTGGTTTGCCTTTGGGATCGACAGAGCCGAGACAGCCGATTGCTGCTATGGTGAATATTATTGGTGAAACTGGGCCGGTAGAAAAAGTTCTTAAAAAATCCAACGCATTTTTACACTTGTACGATAAAAGTCAGAGAGCAGGTCGTAAGTTAGGCCACTTTACATTGTTGAGTGATTCGCAAGATGCGCTGTTTAAAGACATCAAAGACTTAAACGATTTTTTGCCAATTTAG
- a CDS encoding EAL and GGDEF domain-containing protein, translating into MNQTFLSDASDWTMLFERLPLPALILSFEQCVQKLTVRMSNSAFKKELGYCAEASASWEKLLKQAFPEQHYRQWAQKVLQSELFDIHQTRITSNQVLSLRLICADGSEQWFQFSAASFDCKWPNAFLCVLTPIKAADEVVQSLVEKNAQLVKQQSELQYSETQLRQAQEIANIGSWELDLQSEQIQWSEQMYKIYREDPDSFQPNLESFWEKTPAEEKLKLQNLFQQMLVDGQQKRVMTKHLRSDGSTAVIDIVGKPLLDELGKPLKVVGATMDVTHLIELQKQNEELAHIVQVARQEIYVVDNQSNKILYANSKAQEQLGLSESTLCSMRISQINLDLTPKTLQSLKSEIRDKHKAVLISTHQKADGSTYRVKAIFQFIQYQGQQALVIFSSDFTAIEKAQKAQLQRYRLLENILEHVPVRIFWKDKDGRYQGGNQLLLEDAGLSCVEELIGKTDFDLSWGREDAKKYREIDLEVMKTGRPNLQFEDYVRAKDGLQSILSLSTVPLYGEQGEVIGVLGSYDDITEWRDMEHKILQQQESLFHQANHDSLTQLPNRNLLEDRLEHALDKAQSNDSCFGLFLIDLDQFKKVNDSYGHDFGDEILKQFALRLKRILQPEDTLTRFGGDEFAILLESMNSENDATVFSQALLDAAKEPFKVKGSTFYLTSSVGVSLYPKDAQNKLNLLKCADAAVYRAKDEGRDNFQFYTNDLTLKAFEHLAMQTNLRHALINNELEVYFQPQVNAQENRLIGMEALVRWNHPQMGVIGPNRFIPIAEENGMIIELDRLTMRNAIQQWVKWYKQDFTPGILSLNLAVKNIQQPDFVEFVNETLQEMDCRPSWVELEVTESDIMKDLDLMQKRLNEIKSLGVKVSIDDFGTGHSSLAYLKRLPVSKLKIDQSFIRDLPDDEEDSVITKTVIAMAKSLGLEVIAEGVETPEQRDFLVFHGCNLIQGYLYSRPKAADEIEQWVRESF; encoded by the coding sequence ATGAACCAAACATTTTTATCAGACGCTTCCGATTGGACAATGCTTTTTGAACGCCTTCCTCTTCCGGCCTTGATTCTTAGTTTTGAACAGTGCGTGCAAAAGCTCACTGTTCGAATGTCGAACAGTGCCTTTAAAAAAGAGTTGGGTTATTGTGCAGAGGCGAGTGCAAGTTGGGAAAAGCTTTTAAAGCAAGCATTTCCAGAGCAGCACTATCGACAATGGGCTCAAAAAGTTCTTCAGTCCGAATTGTTTGACATCCATCAAACCCGTATCACTTCAAATCAAGTTTTGTCATTAAGATTAATCTGTGCTGATGGGTCTGAACAATGGTTCCAGTTTTCAGCGGCCTCTTTTGACTGCAAGTGGCCGAATGCATTTCTGTGTGTGCTCACCCCCATCAAAGCAGCAGATGAAGTTGTTCAAAGCTTAGTCGAAAAAAATGCTCAGTTGGTAAAGCAACAAAGTGAGCTTCAATATAGTGAAACTCAATTGCGCCAAGCTCAGGAAATCGCCAATATTGGAAGTTGGGAGTTGGATTTGCAATCAGAGCAAATTCAGTGGTCTGAGCAGATGTATAAAATCTACCGTGAAGACCCAGATAGTTTTCAACCCAATCTAGAGTCTTTTTGGGAAAAAACACCGGCCGAAGAAAAATTAAAGCTGCAAAACCTGTTTCAACAAATGTTGGTAGACGGTCAACAAAAACGAGTGATGACTAAGCATTTACGAAGTGATGGTTCAACAGCGGTGATTGATATTGTTGGTAAGCCGCTTCTTGATGAATTGGGAAAACCACTCAAAGTTGTCGGTGCGACAATGGATGTGACGCACTTGATTGAATTGCAAAAGCAAAATGAAGAGCTTGCTCATATTGTTCAGGTGGCAAGGCAAGAAATCTATGTTGTAGATAATCAAAGTAACAAGATACTTTACGCTAACAGCAAGGCACAAGAACAACTTGGTTTGTCAGAATCAACACTTTGTTCGATGCGTATTTCACAAATTAATCTGGATTTAACTCCCAAAACTCTTCAGTCATTAAAATCTGAAATCAGAGATAAGCATAAGGCAGTTCTTATTTCGACGCATCAAAAAGCCGATGGTTCAACCTATCGAGTGAAAGCAATCTTTCAGTTTATTCAATATCAAGGCCAGCAAGCACTGGTTATATTTAGTTCAGATTTTACCGCAATCGAGAAGGCGCAAAAGGCTCAGTTACAACGCTACCGACTATTGGAAAATATTCTGGAGCATGTGCCGGTCCGTATTTTTTGGAAAGATAAAGATGGCCGATATCAAGGAGGGAACCAGTTACTGCTTGAGGATGCTGGTCTTAGTTGTGTTGAGGAGTTAATTGGTAAAACTGATTTTGATCTTTCTTGGGGGCGCGAAGATGCTAAGAAATATCGAGAGATTGATTTAGAGGTGATGAAGACTGGCCGGCCCAATCTTCAGTTTGAAGACTATGTCCGTGCAAAGGATGGTTTGCAAAGCATTTTATCTTTGTCTACTGTTCCTTTGTATGGTGAGCAAGGCGAGGTTATTGGTGTTTTAGGATCTTATGATGATATTACCGAATGGCGTGATATGGAGCATAAGATTTTACAACAACAAGAGAGTTTGTTTCATCAGGCTAATCACGATTCATTAACGCAGCTTCCCAATCGCAACCTTTTAGAAGATCGGCTTGAGCATGCGCTTGATAAAGCCCAGAGTAATGATTCTTGTTTTGGTCTATTTCTAATCGATTTAGATCAGTTTAAGAAAGTCAATGATTCCTATGGCCATGATTTTGGTGATGAGATTCTTAAGCAATTTGCATTGCGTTTGAAACGCATCTTGCAGCCTGAGGACACTTTAACTCGTTTCGGTGGCGATGAGTTTGCGATTTTGTTGGAATCGATGAATTCTGAAAATGATGCGACTGTGTTCTCGCAAGCTTTGCTGGATGCGGCAAAAGAGCCATTTAAAGTTAAAGGGTCGACTTTTTATTTGACTTCAAGTGTGGGGGTTAGCCTTTATCCAAAAGATGCTCAAAATAAACTTAACTTACTTAAGTGTGCTGATGCTGCGGTCTATCGCGCCAAGGATGAAGGACGAGATAACTTCCAATTCTATACAAATGATTTGACTCTTAAGGCTTTTGAGCACCTAGCAATGCAAACCAATTTACGTCATGCATTAATTAACAACGAGTTGGAAGTGTATTTCCAACCACAGGTGAATGCTCAAGAAAATCGTTTGATTGGTATGGAAGCCTTGGTTCGTTGGAATCACCCTCAAATGGGGGTTATTGGTCCGAATCGATTTATTCCGATTGCTGAAGAAAACGGAATGATCATTGAGTTGGACCGTCTTACGATGCGTAATGCCATACAGCAGTGGGTGAAGTGGTATAAGCAAGATTTTACTCCGGGTATTCTGTCTCTGAATTTGGCGGTAAAAAATATTCAGCAGCCGGATTTTGTTGAGTTTGTGAATGAGACGCTTCAAGAGATGGACTGTCGACCATCTTGGGTTGAGTTAGAAGTGACCGAAAGCGACATTATGAAAGACTTGGATTTAATGCAGAAGCGGCTGAATGAAATTAAGTCTTTGGGTGTGAAGGTTTCGATTGATGATTTTGGTACAGGTCACTCTTCTCTTGCCTACTTAAAAAGGCTTCCAGTGTCCAAGTTGAAAATCGATCAGTCCTTTATTCGAGACTTGCCAGATGACGAAGAAGATTCTGTGATTACTAAAACAGTTATTGCGATGGCAAAAAGTTTGGGATTAGAAGTCATTGCTGAGGGTGTTGAAACGCCTGAGCAGCGTGATTTTCTAGTTTTCCATGGTTGTAACCTTATTCAGGGGTACCTTTATAGCCGTCCGAAGGCAGCTGACGAGATTGAACAGTGGGTGCGTGAAAGTTTCTAA
- a CDS encoding NAD(P)H-hydrate dehydratase, whose product MLESSALDTTENLPLFDAQQSQAIDQFAIQQGKIPSFLLMKRAAWFAWQTIQNLPFEVDEVWILCGPGNNGGDGFMLAQYAKLAGKNVRVWTLGETCNLQNDAQKAHAELNALKVPTFKLCINLFIAKLQNALLPSNETLNYLPAGNKSSKQLLLIDALFGTGLSRSIDGELAEIFHHLNQTNSNLFKIALDTPSGLNIATGTILGSALNADMTISFLTHKFGFYTAKGPDTCGEILFNDLNISLEAPQALNSVTPIAHSHNLAFWLAKKPKQLKTFHKGNTGTSLLIGGNHSMTGALQLSASAALHTGCGLTKVITRKSHHASLSSLHPEIMCFSHKNWKNLFTQSSAIGIGPGLGQDKWAEKLWQAFLSTLNRPVSVVDADALNLLAKTTNHNGTMVTEHYQQSQWILTPHPAEAARLLNCSTLEIQRDRLTAIKKLQRKFGGVIVLKGNGTLIYDGQQMELCRYGNPGMAKGGMGDVLTGTITSLLAQGMDLFDAACLGVNLHAIAADNIAKIEGLTAVIPSKIPKYYSKLLEIP is encoded by the coding sequence ATGCTAGAGTCTTCAGCTTTAGACACCACCGAAAACTTACCTCTGTTTGATGCACAGCAAAGTCAGGCCATTGATCAATTCGCCATTCAGCAAGGTAAAATTCCAAGTTTTTTATTAATGAAACGCGCGGCTTGGTTCGCATGGCAAACGATTCAAAACCTTCCCTTTGAGGTTGATGAGGTTTGGATTTTATGCGGCCCAGGAAATAATGGTGGCGATGGTTTTATGCTTGCTCAATATGCCAAGCTTGCAGGAAAAAATGTGCGAGTTTGGACATTAGGTGAAACCTGCAACTTACAAAACGATGCACAAAAAGCTCATGCCGAATTAAACGCACTCAAAGTGCCTACCTTCAAACTCTGCATTAATCTCTTCATAGCCAAACTGCAAAACGCTCTCTTACCATCAAATGAAACACTCAACTATTTACCGGCCGGTAACAAATCCTCAAAACAATTATTACTCATTGATGCATTATTCGGCACAGGACTCAGTCGTTCAATTGATGGTGAATTAGCAGAAATATTCCATCATTTGAATCAAACGAATTCTAATCTGTTTAAAATCGCATTGGATACACCTAGTGGACTAAATATCGCAACAGGCACGATTCTAGGCTCAGCGCTGAATGCAGACATGACAATTTCCTTTCTGACACACAAATTTGGGTTTTACACTGCCAAAGGCCCTGATACATGTGGAGAGATTCTCTTTAATGACCTAAACATCTCCTTAGAGGCTCCGCAAGCACTAAATTCCGTAACCCCTATCGCACACAGCCACAACTTAGCATTTTGGCTTGCCAAAAAGCCGAAACAATTAAAAACCTTTCATAAAGGTAACACTGGAACAAGCTTACTCATTGGTGGCAATCACTCAATGACTGGTGCTTTGCAACTTTCAGCCTCGGCCGCTTTGCATACAGGTTGTGGTTTGACCAAGGTAATCACTCGAAAATCTCACCATGCCTCACTTAGCAGCTTGCATCCTGAAATAATGTGCTTCAGTCATAAAAATTGGAAGAACCTATTTACGCAAAGCTCCGCAATTGGAATTGGTCCAGGTCTTGGCCAAGATAAATGGGCAGAAAAGCTGTGGCAGGCATTTTTATCGACACTTAACCGGCCGGTATCCGTTGTGGATGCAGATGCTTTAAACCTGCTTGCAAAAACAACCAATCATAACGGCACAATGGTGACTGAACACTATCAACAGTCTCAATGGATATTAACCCCTCACCCAGCAGAAGCCGCTCGTTTGCTGAATTGCAGCACTCTCGAAATCCAAAGAGATCGTTTAACAGCCATCAAAAAGCTACAGCGGAAATTTGGCGGAGTAATTGTCTTAAAAGGCAATGGCACGCTCATTTATGATGGCCAACAAATGGAATTATGCCGATACGGCAACCCTGGCATGGCAAAAGGAGGGATGGGAGACGTCTTAACAGGAACCATTACCAGCCTACTCGCCCAAGGAATGGACTTATTTGATGCGGCTTGTCTTGGCGTGAACTTACATGCTATCGCAGCCGATAATATTGCGAAAATTGAAGGCCTGACAGCCGTCATACCGTCAAAAATACCCAAGTACTATTCAAAGCTGCTGGAAATTCCTTAG
- a CDS encoding undecaprenyl-diphosphate phosphatase, whose translation MDSMLDWLQITVLALIQGITEFLPISSSGHLVLAPHLFGWPDQGLAFDVAVHVGTLLAVILYFRQDVWLMSHDWVASLVTRQPTSNSRLAWWIIFASIPAIAFGLVINNGLEESLRNPLIIAATTIGFGALLWWSDFTGKQVRDEYSLSFRDIMIIGLAQALSLIPGTSRSGITITAALMLGLTRSAAAKFSFLLSIPIILGAGVLKTKDLLESTSPVQWEAMLAGFLLSFVSAYIVIALFLKWINRIGMQPFVWYRFALGILLIYLFI comes from the coding sequence ATGGATTCTATGTTAGATTGGCTACAAATCACTGTTCTTGCTCTGATTCAAGGAATCACAGAGTTCTTACCCATCTCCAGCTCTGGTCATTTGGTTTTAGCCCCACACCTATTTGGCTGGCCAGATCAAGGACTCGCGTTTGATGTAGCAGTCCATGTGGGGACCTTACTTGCGGTGATTCTTTATTTCCGACAAGATGTTTGGCTAATGAGTCATGACTGGGTAGCTTCTCTAGTTACCCGTCAACCTACATCAAACAGCCGTTTAGCTTGGTGGATTATATTTGCTTCCATCCCTGCTATCGCATTTGGTCTTGTGATAAACAATGGCCTTGAAGAGAGCCTCCGTAACCCATTAATAATTGCTGCAACCACCATTGGCTTTGGGGCACTGCTTTGGTGGTCGGATTTCACAGGCAAACAAGTAAGGGATGAATACAGCCTTAGTTTTAGAGACATTATGATTATTGGCTTAGCGCAAGCCCTCTCTCTTATCCCTGGAACGTCTCGTTCAGGAATTACAATCACTGCGGCACTCATGCTAGGTCTCACACGTTCAGCCGCTGCCAAGTTTTCTTTCCTACTGTCTATCCCTATTATTCTGGGAGCCGGCGTGCTAAAAACCAAAGATTTACTAGAAAGCACCTCTCCAGTTCAGTGGGAAGCAATGCTGGCCGGTTTTCTGTTGTCTTTTGTAAGTGCGTACATTGTCATAGCACTATTCTTAAAATGGATTAATCGTATCGGTATGCAACCATTTGTCTGGTATCGTTTTGCACTCGGTATTCTGTTGATTTATCTGTTCATTTAA